In Entelurus aequoreus isolate RoL-2023_Sb linkage group LG13, RoL_Eaeq_v1.1, whole genome shotgun sequence, a genomic segment contains:
- the LOC133663904 gene encoding ras and Rab interactor 2-like isoform X2 encodes MVVRDGLTSLPSLLCVSAEGEDEAVLDYDVTCTGTVFQLSESCLSFSELAHLVFFYSLSRDVLAVCLKFPRWIYNVTGIAKDRLSQLQPKTWLSTPPDQMTDADVNELEPNTMMCSIQLTSANGALCVINPLYLLEHGDDWLTHQATSVQCPTQTPTYRRERRLSSTRKWVGAGLRSSRAVSLDQEAFVGTEVSGRIRRKSEESEPTSSVSSPQGGVVLRRSSQGSTSTLSNKGSTGSLSASSTELQNRDSAGSQSPHRVSWIEDGFWLPPPTRPSSLLPPPYSELDSLSISSIEEEQEHQSPSPTSHHPSAHRLADKVINRLSAVGQALGSLVCQKKRLTNRVVELSDRKRGPFAMAVKEFVEATLERGTDITGSEFLQEVRSSLTSLRETLLDYPDIQALLDSMTDLSDSEIDPLVELSVHKVALKPVSAHLYSCIHIWRSNDGSLQRLEHNQRVLEDNGVEALGGASGVGVPDLVTLERIQQRWASMHKAYSPNKKVHILLKVCKSIYHSMSSNSNSDVVLGADDFLPCLTWVLLRSDLLNLQIDTDYMMELLDPAQLQGEGGYYLTTLYAALYYISSFRPRLAARQLSVEAQHSLSQWHRRRTVHSNQSRHSKRRRTVRRQTSPEKAVQAEDGDTGEVGESVMGDPQQQTEMNTDETLDSNDNWTQD; translated from the exons TCTTCCAGCTGTCTGAGTCGTGTCTTTCTTTCTCGGAGTTGGCTCACTTGGTGTTCTTCTACTCTTTGAGCAG GGACGTGTTGGCTGTCTGTCTAAAGTTTCCTCGCTGGATCTACAATGTAACTGGGATCGCCAAAGATCGTCTTTCTCAGCTCCAACCCA AAACCTGGCTCAGCACACCGCCTGACCAGATGACTGATGCAGATGTGAATGAGTTGGAGCCAAACACCATGATGTGCTCCATACAG TTAACCTCAGCCAACGGAGCTCTGTGTGTCATCAACCCGCTCTATCTTCTTGAGCATGGAGATGATTGGCTGACGCATCAGGCAACCAGCGTGCAGTGCCCAACACAGACGCCAACTTACAGGCGAGAGAGGCGCCTCAGTTCCACTCGAAAGTGGGTTGGGGCCGGCCTGAGGAGCAGCCGAGCCGTCTCACTGGACCAAGAAGCCTTTGTTGGCACTGAAGTCTCAG GTCGGATCAGACGCAAGTCTGAAGAATCCGAGCCAACCTCGTCGGTGTCATCCCCTCAAGGAGGCGTTGTCCTCAGGAGGTCCAGCCAAGGTTCCACCTCTACCCTCTCCAACAAAGGGAGCACGGGGAGCTTGTCTGCTTCTAGCACTGAGCTGCAGAACCGTGACAGCGCCGGGTCTCAGTCCCCTCACAGGGTCTCCTGGATCGAGGATGGCTTCTGGCTGCCACCGCCCACCAGGCCTTCTTCGTTACTCCCGCCACCGTACTCTGAGCTGGACTCGCTGTCCATCAGCAGCATAGAAGAAGAACAGGAACACCAGTCGCCGAGCCCCACGTCCCATCACCCGTCGGCCCACCGGCTGGCTGACAAAGTCATAAATCGCCTCTCCGCAGTGGGCCAGGCGCTCGGCAGCCTGGTGTGTCAGAAGAAGAGGCTGACCAATCGCGTTGTGGAGCTGAGCGACAGGAAACGGGGACCTTTTGCAATGGCCGTGAAGGAATTTGTGGAGGCAACGCTGGAGAGAGGAACTGACATCACGGGGTCAGAGTTCTTACAGGAAGTGAGGTCATCGCTTACATCACTGAGGGAGACTCTCCTGGATTACCCTGATATCCAGGCGCTGTTGGACAGTATGACCGACCTCAGTGACTCAGAGATAG ACCCCCTGGTGGAGCTCTCCGTGCACAAGGTGGCCTTAAAGCCGGTGTCGGCTCACCTCTACTCCTGCATCCACATCTGGCGGTCCAACGACGGCAGTTTGCAGCGTCTGGAGCACAACCAGCGTGTTCTGGAAGACAACGGCGTGGAGGCGCTGGGGGGAGCGTCGGGCGTCGGAGTTCCGGACTTAGTCACCCTTGAGCGGATCCAGCAAAGATGGGCAAGTATGCACAAGGCCTACTCCCCCAACAAGAAGGTCCATATCTTGCTCAAAGTCTGCAAGAGCATCTACCACAGCATGAGCTCCAATTCCAAttcag ATGTGGTATTGGGAGCTGACGACTTCCTGCCCTGCCTGACGTGGGTGTTGCTGCGCAGTGACCTGCTCAACTTGCAGATTGACACAGACTACATGATGGAGCTGCTGGACCCCGCACAGCTTCAGGGAGAAG GTGGCTACTACCTGACAACCTTGTACGCCGCTCTCTACTACATCAGCAGCTTCCGGCCGCGCTTGGCCGCCCGTCAACTCAGCGTGGAAGCCCAGCACTCTCTCAGCCAATGGCATCGCAGGCGCACCGTGCACAGCAACCAATCCCGGCACAGTAAGCGCAGACGGACCGTTCGCAGACAGACGAGTCCTGAGAAGGCCGTGCAGGCGGAGGATGGCGACACCGGGGAAGTGGGGGAAAGTGTGATGGGTGATCCACAGCAGCAGACAGAAATGAACACGGATGAGACGCTGGACTCTAATGACAACTGGACACAAGATTAA